The Lolium rigidum isolate FL_2022 chromosome 2, APGP_CSIRO_Lrig_0.1, whole genome shotgun sequence genomic interval GAGGTGATGAGAAGCTTTTTCTAGTCGATCGTGGTGGCGAGGGGAAGAAGTGGTGCGGTGCTTCGATCTATGTGGCTGAAAGGTCGAGGGAGAGATCTGAAGCTGCTTCAGCCTGGAGTTCATAATCGACCCCCGATGTTTGGCGGTCGGCTCAAGATACTAGCAGTCAGCAACTCCAAGCCTCAACCCTAATGCAACACGGGTTCTGTTCAACCTCCATTCTGAAAGACCCGCAACGACACCCCACTTCCTTCATGttccaagtggtttcgtccctggAGCTGGGAAGGGTGGCCATTGCTGGAAGTCTTGCAATGACGATGACCAAGGACATGAGTGCTttcggatctatcattttagggtCCTTTTAGCTTATTTCGGGACTGGATTGTATTATGTCTCTTTTTAGGGTTCTGTCTATAGTTTGGTTCGTAACCAATCATGACAAATGAAGCATATAGGCCTTTCGGGGCCTATTCTCGTTCAAAAAAACTGATAAAATCAAAACGGCTTCTTATAAAAACTTGGAAATCTATACAAAACCTAAGGCGGAAATACGATATCTCATAAGTAAGGAGGATTAGGCAAGAATAAGACTTAATAATAAATACTCTCTTTTAGTCTACATCTTGGAAAAAATGAGATAATGTGCCCGTTACTACTTGGTCTTGATGTTTGGGGTAGTGAAACAAAACACTAACTATAAACCAAAAGAGAGAATAATTGAATCCATGCAATTGGCTTGCAAAATGGGCTTGCTGTTTGGCAGTGGGCGAATCCAGCACATTTTGTTATGGTGAGTTTGCCCTAACTTGGGctagccttttttttttctttattcatTTATTTTTGTATAAAACATAAGATAGGTGGGCCAAATCATACGGTCGGCTCACCCCCTTTCACCCTGGATCCACCACTAAGAGCATCTCAAGCATACCCCCATCCGCATAATAACTGCTATTTTGTGGTTTTAGAGGGAAAAAAGGGTCGGTCCAAACTATCGCATCGGGCCCCATCCAGAATATTTTTTCCAGACTATCCAGTTTTGTGTCGTGGAAACCTCAAATATCCAGTCTCGCGAGGCCTTTTGAGTGCGAACCCCATCCCCACTTCCGCGTTGGCGCGAAGGAAATTTCAGCCTAACATCCTCGTCCGGGCGTTGGAGTCAGCCAAAATTCACCGGAATCGCTGGAATCCGGCAAAAATTGGACGCGAAGATGGAGGGGATGGAGCTCGCCGGTGGTCGACGCCAGGAGCGGGCTGAGCTCGTCGGTAAGGTGGCGAGCAAGCAGCGGTTGAGGTCAGGGGCGGAGCAGCCGGACGGCGGGCGTGCGGCGGCTGGGGACGTGCGGTCGGCTGGAGGCCTGCGCGTGGCGGGGCGTGCTGGCGGCTGGAGGCGTGCGTGCAGCGGTGCACGACTGGCGGCGGGCGGGGCGTGCACGGCAGGGGCGGGTCGTGCCTAGGTGGGAGGTTGAAGAAgagggaaaaataaaaaaaaaaggttaATTGTGGGCCATCATAAGGAATATGctgttttggggattttttgcggTGTTTGGGCTGCCTGTCATCTTTTCAGCCCGCAAAACACGTTTGAGGTGGCCTCCTTACGCATTTTTGGGGTTTGCGGTTTTCGATTTGCGGTGTCTGCTAGCGATGCTATAATGGTTAGTCATGGACAAAGCTTTAATGTCTATGATTTAATATCGAGAATGTTATTGTGAAAACAATGCTAATGCCGATGAAATTCAGATTAAATTGGAATGATTTCTAGCTCAATATGTAGATTAAAAGCGAAGGAAGGACTAGTATGAGATAGAGATATGGATGGGGCAAAAAATAGCCTTTACTCCTCATTGCTTCTATACTTTTGTTTAAAGGTAGCTACCCGAGCCTGCCGCTCGGTCTCATTGTTTCTATACTGATCAGCTATCAAAGAACATCACACGTCTATTGCCAATCTCTACAAAAGAATGTCTAAATGTGACTATGTCTCGTCCCAACATGTGTATATGTACACAGAGCTGGTAATTCCAGCTCTACAGTCTGTCTAAATGTGACTATGTCTCGTCCCAACATGTGTATATGTACACAGAGCTGGTAATTCCAGCTCTACAGTCTACACTACAGCTGAGCTCTCGGGGTTGCGGATGCGATGTTAATAACCTGCTCAGCGCATGCTgatccgctgccgctgccgctgccccaCGAACAGGACGGCCCTTGCCTCCCTAAGCTCCACAGCTTCTTGAGCGACCTCATCCTAGCCGAGCCCGGCGTCTTGACCGCATCGTGCGGTGTCGCCACCATCATCGATTCCGGAATGTCGATCACCAGCACTGCCGCCGAGGCCAGGGCGGAGGGTCTCGGGCGGCCTCCGTCAGAGTTCACGATCACCGCGGTGAGCGTGGCCTGGTCTGAAACCCCGAGCAGCACACTAGCCGGCATGTTCGCGGCGTAGTTCGCCGGCTCCGACGGCACGGGCGGAAGGCCCGTCGATGTAAGCGACGCGTCGGGCTTGGCGACGGTGACCCGGCAGAGTGGGCAGGTGGAGTGGGAAGCCAGCCACATGTCGACGCACTGGGCGTGGAACCCGTGGCCGCACCGGGGCAAGAACCTGGCCTCGTCCCCGTCCTCAAGCTCGGACAGGCATACCGCGCACTCCACCCCGACGTCATCCGTGGCGGCGCCCTTCGGCGACCCCGCTCGGTACACAGTGACAGGCAGCGACCGTAGAAGCTCAGGGTCGACGCCCTTGTCCCTGTGGCCCGCAGCTGCCACCGCGCCGCCTCTCGGCGCGATGCGTACACCGGCGTTGAAGTAGTACTGGAGGAAGATGAGCACGAGGGCGAAGATTATGAATAGCAGGAAGATGGTCGACATGGTGAGTATAGCGCCGAGCGCCATGGTCGGCGCGGAGGGCGTGGAGACCGCCGGCGCGACCGCCCAGCCCGACGACGAGTCCATGATGTCGGCGGCAGAGTCGGCCTGGTAGCCTTCTTGTACCATATATGCTGTTGCGCTGAATCGGTGGTGATCGAGTTCTGTGTGCTGAGTGTGTAGGATGAAGATGGGCCATGTATATATGTGCATAGGGATCGGGAGCCAAGGGAGGGGTGTTCGAGTGAGGAGGGCAGTGACGTTGACATGGATGAAGCGGGGGAGAAGAAGCTGGAGTAAGGAATATGATGGGAAGTTGCGATCGGGCGCTGTTTGCTGGAGAGAAGTGCTgcacggcggcggcttcgttatTATACTCGTGCTGCCAAAAGAGTGGGAGTGATGCTGCAGACGTGATTACCACACGTGACCCTCATGAGGCAACGAGGGGTCATCGCCCAAGTTGTGAGACTGGAATTTCAGTCCAACCTCATTACTCCACAGTGATTGTAATAACAAAGCCGCCGTGACAGACTAAGTCGGATGCCACATGGATCCCatttacaaaaataaaattaCCAGAAATTCTCTTCagaatatttgataattattctcACATAACCTAACATCAAATGTTATTGTAAAAGATTGTAAAGTGATAATGTAAGCCACTATTTTTTGgatcaaggcgggcttggagttcatgacctcgaGGTCAAGAAcgctctgctaggtaaatggctttttaagctccttaccgaggatgAGATTTGGCaatctattcttcggagaaaatatatcggctccaagacgttgtcccaagtggtttggaaacctgggattcacacttctgggctggtctaatggcgacaaGGAATATTTTCTTCCGTCATGGAACTTCctcaattaagaatggagcacatatacggttctgggaggatgcTTTGTTAGACAATACAcccctaagtgaacagtatcctgcgttgtatagtatcgttcgtcgcaaaggagataccattgccacagtaatgaCTACCTctcccccgaatgtgacgttcagacgagttttgctaggacaaagGCTTTTGGCATGGAATGCCTTAATTCAAAGGTTGGGGGATATTAATCTATCACCTGAACcagatgaatttagatggaatttacatgtagatggctctttctcggtcaaatctttatacagcgccatacttcattctgatttaccagttgataataataagaatatttggaagatgaagataccatttaaaataaaaatatttggatggtatcttcgtcgaggtgtcatcatcaccaaagacaatcttgttaagcggaattggcacggaagtactcgatgtgttttttgtcatcaagacgaaactattaaacaccttttcttccagtgccAATTCGCGAGATAtatttggtctgtcatccaagtagcgtctaccatgtatcctccgactagtgtggccaatgtctttggcaattggcttcacggtatagatccaaggttcaagttgcttcttagggtgggggcgctagcagttatctgggcgctttggctgagtagaaatgacaagatttttaatgataaaaattgctctttattgcaggtcatctacagatgtacaggtattcttcgtttgtggttacctcttcagtgcatggagaaccgagacctatttacggaggtctgtacacggttggaggatacggcgagggatactttttccctacatgggtggcagtatagtctacggattgaagtcccacctacaccttaggcgttatatgattcatcgttccgatatgtattccgcCTAGTTCCTTTTTTAGTTTGACTTTTTTGGACTTAAAgactcataaacggctgtgtgcatcctggttatgcagaggctggatgtaattgcttctaaaaagtaataaagcattctttatcgaaaaaattaatGCTTTTGCTAATTCTCGAGTAGCCAAAGAATTATTTTAGCTCATGTTGATGCCATTGTGTGTCGATCAGATTTTATCAAGATTCACGCCAAGGGAGAAGCAGGCTGGTGTTTTCGGGCTGTATTTGTTCCGtctgttttttattttgttctgagtttttttttttggcttgttTCATTTCTGGGGCAGGCCTAGTAAACACAAATGGTGTGATTGAGATTAGCAAGGCTTTTTTTCTATTTGTACTTTTTtcacctttttgaacaaactagTTTTCGCTTTTATTTTATATGTGCAATTTGCATATTAATTGCACATATACGCATAATTGCATATATGTGTGTAATTTAAAGTTCATTCATTATTTTTTGCATTTTACCCCAAAAAATATTGTATGAAAATGTACATTTCTATGTAATTGCATACATGTGCGTGACTAGCCTATGTGTGTGTAAATTAAAACCCGGTGACATTTTTTCATGCTAATTAACGTTTTCATGTGcaattgttgcacatgatgtgtAATTGCATATGGACTGTTTATATGCAATGGTATGTGTAATTGCATACATAATTAGCATATATGTaaaaaattgaaatgaaaattGATAGCTCCAAAAAATGCCGTGTTTTCCAAGGTGATTTTATATGGATTTATTAGTATTTTCTGGTTTTCGCTTTCTAACTACCCGACAAAGTGACAAAATATAATGAACCTTCCTTTTCCTTGTGCTCTTATGTAACTTCCAAGAAATGGACAATTTTGGAAGTAAATCAAGTCATAAATGAAGATTTGGAGGAAATCAAGCAAGTCCTTAATCGAGAAGATTTACATTTCAAGTGGAAGAAGACAACTTAACAACCACTCGTACGGGCATCCAATTGTACCATGTGACGTACCAGTGCCATCGCCTTCACCTCTTCAaaagggttttttttgtgaaggggctAGAGACGTGAAATATTCACAGCCGTCGCATTGCGCTCAGGAATAGAGAAGAAGAGATTCGAAGAAGAAGAAATCATCCTTCAACCTTCACTACGATCCTCCTCCTCAAAATCCTTCACTCTAGCATCAACGTCACCACATAGTGAGAGAGATTTATCTTTGTAAGAACTAGGTTGTAAACTCAATTCTCACTCAAGAATTTTGAGATTGGATTAGGTTTGATCTTATTTGCGGATTGCTAGGGTAATATCGAGATgaactctgatacgtctccgacgtatcgataatttcttatgttccatgccacattattgatgatatctacatgttttatacacattatatgttgtatttatgcattttccggcactaacctattaacgagatgccgaagagccgattcttgttttctcgctgtttttggtttccgaaatcctagtaaggaaatattctcggaattggacgaaatcaacgcccaggggcctattttgccacgaagcttccagaagaccgaggggaaaggaagtggggccacgaggcgccgccacaacagggcggcgcggcccaggtcttggccgcgcggccctggtgtgtggggccctcgtgtggccccctgcgttgcccttccgcctacaaatagccttcgtcgcgaaacccccagtaccgagagccacgatacggaaaaccttccagagacgccgccgccgccaatcccatctcgggggattcaggagatcgcctccggcaccctgccggagaggggaatcatctcccggaggactcttcaccgccatggtcacctccggagtgatgagtgagtagttcacccctggactatgggtccatagcagtagctagatggttgtcttctcctcatgtgcttcattgttggatcttgtgagctgcctaacatgatcaagatcatctatctgtaatgctatatgttgtgtttgtcgggatccgatggatagagaatactatgttatgttgattatcaatctattacctatgtgttgtttatgatcttgcatgctctccgttattagtagaggctcggccaagtttttactcttaactccaagagggagtatttatgctcgatagtgggttcatgcctccattaaatccgggacggtgacggaaagttctaa includes:
- the LOC124687326 gene encoding E3 ubiquitin-protein ligase EL5-like, whose protein sequence is MHIYTWPIFILHTQHTELDHHRFSATAYMVQEGYQADSAADIMDSSSGWAVAPAVSTPSAPTMALGAILTMSTIFLLFIIFALVLIFLQYYFNAGVRIAPRGGAVAAAGHRDKGVDPELLRSLPVTVYRAGSPKGAATDDVGVECAVCLSELEDGDEARFLPRCGHGFHAQCVDMWLASHSTCPLCRVTVAKPDASLTSTGLPPVPSEPANYAANMPASVLLGVSDQATLTAVIVNSDGGRPRPSALASAAVLVIDIPESMMVATPHDAVKTPGSARMRSLKKLWSLGRQGPSCSWGSGSGSGSACAEQVINIASATPRAQL